One Misgurnus anguillicaudatus chromosome 19, ASM2758022v2, whole genome shotgun sequence genomic region harbors:
- the st8sia6 gene encoding alpha-2,8-sialyltransferase 8F, with protein sequence MKTLMLWLLPAIFLCSFFSLAFWLFLSNNNVVPHPSSKIAQKGSDTSKSCKGCKDSLLIAKALENYSTEWKAQEGNIKKFRSTLSSKCHGVSKAVVTQSNTPVGSNIVYDGERRKPLQVTPALFNIFSKEQPFGNATFQSCAVVGNGGILSNSSCGKKINSAQFVIRCNLPPLGNGYEQDVGNKTNLVTANPSILHEKYSGLMDRRRPFVESLHPYGQALLLLPAFSYGHNTPVSLRAFYTLEDFGRKGPLPIFLNPDYMRRLSKFWRERGLNSVRPSTGLIMASLALEMCTNVHLYGFWPFNKHPHDGRPITNHYYDNRESKKNVHSMPAEFEHLLKLHKEGVLHIHLGECQPNRR encoded by the exons ATGAAGACTTTAATGCTCTGGCTGCTTCCTGCGATTTTTCTGTGCTCTTTTTTCAGTCTGGCCTTCTGGTTATTTCTCTCCAACAA TAATGTAGTCCCTCATCCTTCATCTAAGATTGCCCAAAAAGGCTCAGATACTTCAAAATCGTGCAAGGGATGCAA AGACAGTCTATTAATTGCCAAAGCATTGGAGAACTACTCAACCGAATGGAAGGCACAGGAGGGAAACATTAAAAAgttcag GTCAACACTAAGCAGCAAGTGTCATGGTGTGTCTAAGGCTGTGGTCACGCAAAGTAACACACCAGTGGGTTCAAACATTGTCTATGATGGAGAGAGGAGAAAGCCACTGCAGGTGACACCTGCTCTGTTCAACATCTTTTCTAAG gaGCAGCCGTTTGGAAATGCCACATTTCAATCATGTGCTGTGGTGGGGAACGGAGGAATTTTGTCCAATAGCAGCTGTGGAAAGAAAATAAATTCAGCACAATTCGTCATCAG ATGTAATCTTCCACCACTAGGGAACGGATATGAGCAAGATGTGGGCAACAAAACAAACCTGGTCACTGCAAACCCCAGCATCCTCCATGAGAA GTACAGCGGCCTGATGGATCGACGTCGTCCGTTTGTGGAAAGCCTCCATCCCTACGGACAAGCCTTACTGCTGCTGCCCGCATTCTCCTACGGCCACAACACACCCGTATCCCTGCGTGCCTTTTACACACTAGAGGACTTTGGCAGAAAAGGTCCGCTGCCCATTTTCCTGAACCCGGACTACATGAGGAGACTGTCGAAATTCTGGCGCGAACGAGGGCTCAACTCGGTTCGCCCCAGCACCGGACTCATCATGGCTAGCTTAGCGCTAGAGATGTGCACTAACGTCCATTTGTACGGCTTCTGGCCTTTCAATAAACATCCGCACGACGGTCGTCCGATCACCAACCATTATTACGATAACCGGGAGAGCAAAAAGAACGTGCATTCCATGCCAGCTGAGTttgaacatttattaaaactccaCAAGGAGGGCGTGCTGCATATACACCTGGGCGAGTGTCAACCCAACCGGAGGTAA
- the LOC129436274 gene encoding sialic acid-binding Ig-like lectin 12 has product MQRLKSSVGLVLLCVMHMWTGSTNGCFFKDAELQLYLDQKLITAEAGCARIPCSFLDVPKAINAKQIWFKGSPEFPLAPPEIERTNGLKKTYSTQEECSVILWDLIGQDRTEEYGFMLELRTHEKHIFPERVNVFYSAAKVNITLSTEILVATKMAILTCSISDLCPGSDTKVTWKGLGSKQLLPLRWKNKELHFIPVPEDHQAEITCEVTFGKNLTASATVTLTVHSQPQILNSSACTLRQGLLTCVCVSQGVPLPDIHWDLLQDNKSFNPFKASDHHVTVNSTFTMTAEDFGRIGDVICVSRNYLGQAHMTLPVITEGNPDQIMEDNPNTE; this is encoded by the exons ATGCAACG ATTGAAATCGTCAGTGGGTTTGGTTCTGCTCTGTGTTATGCACATGTGGACCGGATCAACGAATGGGTGCTTCTTTAAAGATG CTGAATTACAACTGTATCTGGACCAGAAGCTTATAACTGCTGAAGCAGGATGTGCACGGATCCCATGTTCATTTCTTGATGTACCAAAAGCAATCAATGCCAAACAGATCTGGTTTAAAGGCAGCCCAGAGTTCCCCCTCGCCCCACCAGAGATAGAAAGAACGAATGgactgaaaaaaacatattctaCACAAGAAGAATGCAGTGTTATTCTGTGGGACCTCATTGGACAGGACAGAACTGAAGAATATGGGTTCATGTTAGAATTGAGAACACATGAAAAACACATCTTTCCTGAGAGAGTCAATGTGTTTTACTC TGCTGCAAAAGTGAACATCACTCTAAGCACTGAGATCCTTGTAGCCACAAAGATGGCAATTCTCACTTGCAGTATTTCAGACCTCTGTCCTGGTAGTGATACAAAAGTAACCTGGAAGGGGCTTGGCTCAAAACAACTTTTACCCCTCAGATGGAAAAATAAGGAGCTTCATTTCATACCTGTCCCTGAAGATCACCAAGCAGAGATCACATGTGAGGTTACGTTTGGAAAAAATCTGACCGCCAGTGCTACGGTTACTTTAACAGTTCACT CTCAGCCTCAGATACTGAACAGTTCTGCATGCACACTAAGGCAAGGTCTTCTCACCTGTGTGTGCGTGAGTCAGGGTGTACCTTTGCCTGATATTCACTGGGACCTACTGCAGGACAATAAAAGTTTTAATCCATTCAAGGCATCGGACCATCATGTGACCGTAAACAGCACCTTCACAATGACTGCTGAAGATTTCGGCCGCATAGGTGATGTGATTTGTGTCAGCAGAAATTACCTTGGTCAGGCACATATGACACTTCCAGTGATTACTGAAGGTAATCCAGATCAGATCATGGAAGATAATCCAAACACTGAATAA